From the genome of candidate division KSB1 bacterium, one region includes:
- a CDS encoding DUF1800 domain-containing protein → MEKLFKSLKPAKSSSKTKVKRRRYKFYPDLPYDPQLAPGALEDQPISKNWMITPGDLNNGKHSAPKDVINLLDKSHPGNKYQNNSELQQMQHLLSRASFGVSVEEAQTLSSSTTEELVDVLLSPQMPPPPDVWVDEPFDINEYRNWTQEQRQAFLMLNRERMNELRGWWLQLMMASPMNLQEKMTLFWHGVFTSDLNSSILAQLAYKQNNTWREHSMGNFRAFLKAMYKDPTMLFYLNGVENIAAAPNENFARELLELFTMGVGNYTETDIKEAARAFTGWQADFYNLNSFLNPNFHDNGSKTFFGQTGNFDGDDIIDIILEQPQTAVYICRRLYEFFVSREVDDDFVNNLADIFRSNDYEIKPVLREILTSTHFYSENVMSSLIKSPVDLTMSNVRMLSPDSVDVFALLFFQAIIDQEIMNPPNVAGWPGQRSWISPTTYVLRNTVSEIFVSKDLLRNETPFEFDPIKFALSFNLTNARELTEAMITHLVRLPVSQQQIDFLVTVILGTASEEDWSLQYPGADRLVTQCLVQILRLPEFHLN, encoded by the coding sequence ATGGAAAAACTTTTCAAATCTTTGAAACCCGCCAAAAGTTCAAGTAAAACAAAAGTCAAACGGAGACGCTATAAATTTTATCCTGATCTTCCTTATGACCCGCAATTGGCGCCCGGGGCCTTAGAGGATCAACCTATTTCTAAAAATTGGATGATTACTCCCGGAGATTTAAATAATGGTAAACACTCCGCACCGAAAGATGTAATAAACTTGCTCGACAAAAGTCACCCTGGCAACAAATACCAAAACAATTCTGAGCTCCAACAAATGCAGCACTTGTTGTCAAGAGCAAGTTTTGGCGTCAGCGTGGAGGAAGCCCAAACCCTCTCATCTTCAACAACCGAAGAACTGGTCGATGTGCTGCTAAGTCCTCAAATGCCCCCTCCCCCGGATGTTTGGGTTGATGAACCGTTTGATATCAATGAGTATCGCAACTGGACTCAAGAGCAACGCCAGGCGTTTTTAATGCTTAATCGAGAAAGGATGAACGAATTGCGCGGCTGGTGGCTGCAGCTCATGATGGCCTCGCCGATGAACCTCCAGGAAAAAATGACTTTATTCTGGCATGGGGTTTTTACCTCCGATTTGAACTCTTCGATACTTGCTCAACTCGCATATAAACAAAACAACACCTGGCGCGAACACTCAATGGGGAACTTCAGAGCCTTTCTAAAGGCGATGTACAAAGACCCGACAATGTTGTTTTATTTAAATGGGGTGGAGAACATTGCAGCCGCGCCAAATGAAAATTTTGCCCGTGAACTTTTGGAGTTGTTTACAATGGGCGTTGGAAATTATACTGAAACTGACATTAAAGAAGCAGCGAGAGCTTTTACAGGCTGGCAAGCCGACTTCTATAATCTAAATTCATTTTTAAACCCAAATTTTCATGACAACGGCAGCAAAACTTTTTTTGGCCAAACTGGAAATTTCGATGGCGATGATATTATTGACATCATCCTTGAACAGCCGCAAACCGCAGTTTACATCTGCCGGCGACTTTATGAATTTTTTGTGAGCCGGGAAGTTGACGACGATTTCGTAAACAATCTTGCGGATATTTTTCGTTCAAATGATTATGAAATCAAACCGGTTCTGAGAGAAATTCTTACCAGCACACATTTTTATAGCGAAAATGTTATGTCATCCCTCATTAAATCTCCGGTAGACTTAACCATGAGCAACGTGCGAATGCTGTCTCCGGATAGTGTCGATGTATTTGCTCTGCTCTTTTTCCAGGCTATTATCGATCAGGAAATTATGAACCCGCCAAATGTGGCAGGCTGGCCGGGCCAACGCTCCTGGATTTCTCCTACCACTTACGTTTTGCGAAATACAGTCTCGGAAATCTTTGTAAGCAAGGATCTACTTAGAAATGAAACTCCTTTTGAGTTTGATCCTATAAAATTTGCACTGAGCTTTAATTTAACCAACGCCAGAGAACTCACCGAAGCCATGATTACCCATCTCGTGCGTTTACCGGTTAGCCAACAACAAATTGATTTTCTCGTGACCGTCATACTTGGAACTGCCAGTGAAGAGGACTGGTCCTTACAGTATCCCGGGGCAGATCGTTTAGTGACGCAGTGTCTTGTGCAGATACTGCGGTTGCCTGAATTTCATTTAAATTAA